The proteins below are encoded in one region of Aeromonas veronii:
- a CDS encoding SLC13 family permease yields MNSELIWVLCMLVGAIYLFITNKVRMDVVALSIIILFVLSGTLSLPEALAGFSDPNVILIAALFVVGEGLVRTGIAYQVGDALVKVAGNSETRLLVLLMVAVATLGAVMSSTGVVAIFIPVVLSVANRMGIPAGRLMMPLGFAGLISGMMTLVATPPNMVVNSELMRHGIQGFGFFGFTPMGVLVLGLGVLYMLLMRNRLVRGGEEGKGKPAGRSTLRDLIRDYRLAGRARRLAIRPDSPLIGQTLDELQLRARYGANVIGLERWRKFRRVMVTVSGVTEFQAKDVLLIDMSDPEVDIREFCSEARLEPMILRGEYFSDQAREVGMAEVSLIPESRLLGKSIREVAFRTHYGLSVVGIRRGGEALAGKLVDEELQMGDSLLVVGNWSLIRQLQAKVRDFLLLGLPAEVDEMAPARSQAIHALICLGVMIALMVTDPVPNVIAALIACLLMGKFRCIDLESAYKSIHWPTLILIVGMLPFALALQKTGGVDLIVGALISAVGEMGPRVMLASLFVLCAVIGLFISNTATAVLMAPIALGTAQQMGVSPYPFAMTIAIAASAAFMTPVSSPVNTLVLGPGNYKFVDFIRIGVPFTLLVMVVSVIAIPWFFPF; encoded by the coding sequence GTGAATTCCGAGCTGATCTGGGTCCTCTGCATGTTGGTGGGCGCCATCTATCTGTTTATTACCAACAAGGTGCGCATGGACGTGGTGGCCCTCTCCATCATCATCCTGTTCGTGCTGAGCGGCACCCTGAGCCTGCCGGAGGCGCTGGCGGGCTTCAGCGATCCCAACGTCATCCTGATCGCCGCCCTGTTCGTGGTGGGGGAGGGGCTGGTGCGCACCGGCATCGCCTACCAGGTGGGGGATGCGCTGGTGAAGGTGGCGGGCAACAGCGAGACCCGGTTGCTGGTGCTCCTGATGGTGGCGGTCGCGACCCTGGGGGCGGTGATGAGCAGCACCGGCGTGGTGGCCATCTTCATCCCCGTGGTGCTGAGCGTGGCAAACCGCATGGGGATCCCGGCCGGACGGCTGATGATGCCGCTGGGGTTTGCCGGCCTCATCAGCGGCATGATGACGCTGGTGGCGACCCCGCCCAACATGGTGGTGAACAGCGAGCTGATGCGCCACGGCATCCAGGGTTTCGGCTTCTTCGGCTTCACCCCCATGGGGGTGCTGGTCCTGGGGCTCGGGGTGCTCTACATGCTGCTGATGCGCAACCGCCTGGTGCGGGGCGGGGAAGAGGGCAAGGGCAAACCGGCGGGGCGCAGCACATTGCGTGACCTCATTCGTGACTACCGGCTGGCCGGGCGAGCCCGCCGCCTGGCGATCCGCCCCGACTCCCCCCTCATCGGTCAGACCTTGGACGAGCTGCAACTGCGGGCCCGCTACGGCGCCAACGTCATCGGACTGGAGCGCTGGCGCAAGTTTCGGCGGGTGATGGTGACCGTCTCCGGCGTCACCGAGTTCCAGGCGAAAGACGTGCTGCTCATCGACATGTCCGATCCCGAGGTGGATATCCGCGAGTTCTGCAGCGAGGCACGGCTCGAGCCCATGATATTGCGGGGGGAATATTTCTCCGATCAGGCGCGGGAGGTGGGCATGGCCGAGGTCTCCCTCATCCCCGAATCCCGCCTGCTCGGCAAGAGCATCCGCGAGGTGGCGTTTCGTACCCATTATGGTTTGAGTGTGGTGGGGATCCGCCGCGGTGGCGAGGCTCTCGCCGGCAAGCTGGTGGACGAGGAGTTGCAGATGGGGGACAGCCTGCTGGTGGTGGGCAACTGGAGTCTGATCCGCCAGTTGCAGGCCAAGGTACGGGACTTTCTGCTACTGGGCTTGCCTGCCGAAGTGGATGAGATGGCGCCCGCCCGCAGTCAGGCGATCCATGCCCTGATCTGCCTCGGCGTCATGATTGCCCTGATGGTGACGGATCCGGTGCCCAACGTCATCGCGGCGCTCATCGCCTGCCTGTTGATGGGCAAGTTCCGCTGCATCGATCTGGAGAGCGCCTACAAGTCCATTCACTGGCCCACCCTGATCCTCATCGTCGGCATGTTGCCCTTTGCCCTGGCGCTGCAAAAGACCGGCGGGGTGGATCTCATCGTCGGCGCCCTCATCAGCGCCGTGGGAGAGATGGGACCAAGGGTGATGCTGGCGAGCCTGTTCGTGCTGTGCGCCGTCATCGGGCTCTTTATCTCCAACACCGCCACCGCCGTGCTGATGGCCCCCATTGCCCTTGGTACGGCGCAGCAGATGGGGGTTTCTCCCTATCCCTTCGCCATGACCATCGCCATCGCCGCATCCGCCGCCTTCATGACGCCGGTCTCGTCACCGGTCAACACCCTGGTGCTGGGCCCTGGCAACTACAAGTTCGTGGATTTCATCCGCATCGGGGTGCCCTTTACCCTGCTGGTGATGGTGGTGAGCGTCATCGCCATCCCCTGGTTCTTCCCGTTCTGA